The segment TTGTTCAAAAACAACTTCCATTGCGTTAGCGATAATGCCTAGCTCATGCACTAGGTCAAAGCTGAATTCATAACCTTTGCTTCTTCCTGTCACTTCTGCAAGGATGGACAATACTGCCATCTGTGCAGTGTAAGCCTTCGTAGAAGCAACAGCAATTTCAGGGCCAGCGTGCAGAAGCAATGTATAATCTGCTTCACGAGAAAGTGTAGAGCCAGGAACATTTGTTACCGTGATAGCAGGATAACCAAGCTCCTTCACTTGTACAAGCACAGCTCTGCTGTCAGCTGTTTCTCCACTTTGAGTAATAAAGATAAACAAAGGCTTTTCAGAAAGCAACGGCATATTATAGCTAAATTCACTCGCAACATGAACCTCTACTGGAATCTTCGCCAAGCTTTCGATAAATTGCTTACCGAGCAAACCTGCATGATAAGAAGTACCTGCAGCAATAATATACAAACGGTCTGCTTCTTTAACAGCATCAATGATAGCCGGATCAATTGTCAGCGTCCCATCTTCAGCTCTATATTGTTGAATGATTTTGCGAATAGCAAGCGGCTGCTCGTCAATTTCCTTCAACATATAGTGTGGGTAAGTTCCTTTTTCAATATCGCTAGCATCCAATTCTGCCGTATAAGCTTCCCGGGAAATAACTTCTCCATCTAAAGTCTCAATAACTACTTTATCTTTTGATACAAGTACGATTTCTTTATCTACTAGCTCAACATATTGATCTGTCACTTGCAGCATAGCCATCGCATCGCTCGCTACTACATTGAAGTCTTCACCAAGGCCGACAAGAAGCGGGCTTTTGTTTTTGGCAACATATATTACATCTTTGTTTTGTTCATCTAATAATGCAAAAGCATAAGAGCCTTTTAGCATTTTTAATGTTTGCACAAACGCTGCTTTAACATCTTTGCCGCTTTCAACAAAGTGTTCAATTAACTGAATGACCACTTCTGTATCCGTATCGCTTTTCATTTCGACATCTGCCAAGTATTCCTTTTTTAACAGATCATAGTTTTCAATAACTCCGTTGTGAACAATTGTGAAACGATTAGAAGCACTTTTATGCGGATGTGCGTTTAATCTGCTTGGTACTCCATGTGTTGCCCAACGAGTATGGCCAATTCCTATTTCAGCAGTGACCGTTTCATCCACAACGCTGCGCAAATCTGCAATTCTGCCTTTTTCCTTGAAGACCTTTACTCCAGCCTCATTGCTAAGAGCAATACCTGCAGAGTCATATCCTCTATATTCAAGCTTTTCTAGTCCCTTTAATAAAATCTCTTTTGCATCCGGGTTTCCGATAATACCAACAATACCACACATACTTCTTTTCCTCCGTTCTAGGGGAGCAAGAAGCCTTACTAGGGGACAACTTGCTCCCCTATCTCTGTAATTTTTTATAAACATTTATATTAGCATGCCCTATTCTTTGTGCATTAAGTTGCCTTAATGTTTTAAAATAAAGCTCTCGATCTGCTACATAACCGGGAGGTATCCGCCGAAATATCGATAAACCTCCTCCTCGTCAACTAGCACACGCTTCGTCCACTGCTAGTTCAGGCGCTTTGTATAACTAATCTTCTTAATCTCCCTCCTTTTCTTCCATTTGCTTTTTTCACAAAAGCAGATTAATCATACCTTACTTACAAATAATTCGTCAAATACTAATACATAATACATATTACTTTTTATGAAAAAAGAGGATAAAGAAGATTCAATCAGCGAACTTCCTTACCCTCTATCCTATTCAGCTTATATAATAATGTGACTGAGTGACTTACTATTCCTTCAATCCCATTTCCTTTTCTACTACTTCAGCAATAATATTGACATATGCATCACATAATTCACTAGTAGGAGCCTCTGCCATTACGCGAACAAGAGGTTCTGTACCTGAAGGTCTGACTAAAATTCTGCCGTTTCCTTTCATGTCCTCTTCCACTTTACTGATGACTTCTTTTACTTTCTCATTATCTGTTACATGATACTTGTCCGTTACCCTTATGTTCACAAGTTTTTGCGGGAATTTTTTCATTTCTCCGGCAAGCTCTGATAAAGGCTTCTTCGTTGCTTTCATAATATTCACAAGCTGTAAACCTGTTAATAGTCCGTCACCAGTAGTATTGAAATCAAGGAAAATAATATGACCAGATTGCTCTCCGCCAAGATTATAACCATTCTTACGCATTTCCTCCACTACGTAACGATCTCCTACTGCAGTTGGAATGCTTTTAATACCATGCTGTTCCAAAGCCTTATAAAAACCTAAATTACTCATTACAGTGGATACAACGGTATCTTGCTTCAGTCGGCCAGTCTCTTTCATGTACTTAGCACATATATACATGATTTGATCCCCATCAACAATATCACCTTTTTCATCGACCGCAATCAAACGATCACCGTCGCCGTCAAATGCCAATCCAACATCAGCTTGCTTTTCCTTCAAGAATTCGGCTAATGTTTCCGGATGTGTAGAACCTACGCCATCATTGATATTTAATCCATTTGGAGATGCTCCCATTGTTGAAATGTCCGCATCCAAATCTGCAAATAAGTGCATAGCAAGAGCGGATGTTGCACCATGTGCACAGTCAAGGGCAACATGGATTCCTTCGAACTCTTCATCCACAGTTTGCTTTAAGAACTGAAGATATTTCTGACCGCCTTCGAAATAGTCATTAACTTGTCCAAGGTCAGCTCCAGTTGGTCTTGGTAGTGAGTCAACATCCTGATCAATTAATGCTTCAATTTCCAATTCCTGCTCATCTGAAAGCTTAAAGCCATCTGGACCGAAAAACTTGATGCCATTATCGGCAACAGGGTTATGGGATGCGGAAATCATTACTCCAGCCTGTGCTCCCAAAACTTTTGTTAAATAGGATACACCCGGTGTAGATATGACACCTAAACGCATTACCTCTGCACCAATGGAAAGCAATCCTGCTACGAGGGCTCCCTCCAGCATATGGCCTGAAATACGAGTGTCACGACCAATTAACACTTTAGGTCGATCTTGATCTTTTGTTAGGACGAAGCCACCGAACCTTCCAAGCTTAAATGCTATCTCAGGTGTCAGTTCACTATTTGCTACTCCTCGTACTCCATCCGTACCGAAATATTTACCCATTCCTAAATCGCTCCTTCTAACTAATATGAATCTTTATCAATTTTTAAGCATCTTTTTCCGTTATTGAAACACTTGCTGTCTCTTTTGCCAGTTCCCAGCTAATATCATCCGGACCTTCGACCATAATCTGGACCTCATGCTCCCCAGCAGACATTCCTGTCAGATCTAGAAACAGAGAAAAATCTGATGCAGCCAAGCCTTTTACAATGTCGTTTGCTCCTGTTACATCAAGGCTAGCGCTTTTATCAACCGGGTCTGTTATCTCAGCCTCAAACTCATTTCCCAAACCCTGTATACTTATTGGTATTCCACTTATTGTTCTCGTGCTCGTTTTTTCTACAGTTGCTGTCTCATCTGAATCCTCTTCCTCATTTGCAGATTCATTTGAACTTGTATCTTCCTTCCCTACTGTCACCTTAACGGTAGCAGTTACCAATTCTGGTTCTACAGCTGTTACCCCGTTTGAGATGATCACAGGAAGCTCTATATTTTGATCCTTGTCTATATCACTCAGGTCAACTTCAACTCTTGTACTGTCCACTTCTTTTAGTATATCTTCTGGACCTGAAATTGTCGCTTCTGTTTTGTTTAATGTTATGGAATCAATTGTAACATTAGCTGGCGGATCTCCCTTTTCCACAATATTGATTGGAACTGTTTTACTTGTTCTTGTTACAGGGATATTCACTTCCACCGTTTCTGGTTCCACTTCTACATCTAATTTATTTAAACTGCTGTCTAACGCAGATATTTTAGCTTTTTTGCTAATATCCTTGCTAGTCCCTTCTTCAAGCTCTACGTTTGCTTTCACATAAGCTATTTTGTCAATTTCATCTTTTGCACCTGTCACCGTTACAGTGGAAGGATTGATTGTTGCTGTTCCAGTCGAATAACCTTTTGCAATCAAGCTGCTGTTATACTCAGCTTCCACATTCACTACTTTTGAGACTTTTTCCTTCAATGTAACCTCGATAGTGGCCGGCTCGATGACTGCTTCCAGCTTATCAGAAAGATCCTTGACTTGAAGAGCAACCTCTTTTGTACCAATTTCCGCATCAGTCAAATCAACATACACTTCAAAATTCTTTTGGAGTCTTGCTGATTGAACATGGACAGTCGGACCTGTAAGTTTCACATCCACTGTTTCCGGAATTCCAGAAACAATAAGATTATCTGTATCGTAATACACTTTTACAGGCATATCCTCTACCAGTCCAGAGTCTTCTGAACCAGGGACGTTCACATCATTAGATTTGTCGCTGCCGTCGTATACATATAAAAACAGCAACAATGCCAATGCAAAGGCAATTACCTTCATAAACCAATTACTTTCTCCGATTCTGTCAAATAACTTATTCATTTATTCTTCCCCTTCCAGCCCCACTTAACAGAAGAAGCATGTCTGGCAGAAGGTGCAATTAACGCACTGGACAGTAGTTCTTTAAATGCTTCCAATTTAAGCTCTCGATGGAGATCACCATTTTTAGTAATAGATATGGACCCTGTTTCTTCAGAAACAATGATCGTTATGCTATCTGTTACCTCACTGATGCCAAGCGCTGCTCTGTGCCTTGTTCCCAGCTCCTTTGATATAAATGGACTTTCTGATAATGGGAGATAACAGGCGGCAGCAGCAATATTATTTTTCTGCAATATAACGGCACCATCATGCAGAGGAGTATTTGGAATAAAGATATTTATTAGTAATTCAGATGATATTTTTGAGTCTAAGGATATTCCGGTTTCAATATAATCATTCATGCCCGTCTCCCTTTCAATGGAGATAAGCGCACCAATCCTTCTTTTTGCCATATAATCGACTGCTTTTACAATGGAATCGACCACATGCTGTTGTGCCTGGTCTTCTGGTATTCCGCTTCGTGAAAAGAACTTTCCTCTGCCAAGCTGTTCAAGCGCCCTTCTAAGCTCCCCTTGGAAAATGATGATAAGCCCAAGAGCACCCCACTGAATCACTTGCTCCATCATCGTTCCCATTGTCTGCAAGTTAAAATAATCACTTAGCAGCTTTACAATCAGTATCACAAAGATACCTTTTAATAATTGGACTGCTTTTGTGCCCTTTACTATCATAAGGATTTTATAGATGACATACCACACAAGGAGAATGTCCACTGTATTCGCTAAATATTTTAAAAAAGGGAAATCTGCTAACGACATTTTCCTTCCTCCAAAGCATATATATTTCATAAGCAATCGCTGCTTCTTTTTGTTTACCTACAATTATCATATTATATCACATTTGCGTTTAATACCAATCTGGACAAACTAAATTTAAAAAACAGAAGAATGATTTAGGTAATTGTACATACAGAAAGGAAAAATCTTGATTTTATTATATGATTCATCTAATATTTTTAACCCAACTATTTACAATAGAAAAAACCCTGCAATCAATATGCAGGGAGACTTCCACTACTTCCTTCTTCACTTTTAAATACATTAGTTATATCCTCAAAAGTGCTCTTAATATAGTACCAAAGCCAATCAAAGACCTCATTTACTTCCTCTATCTCACCTGTGACCTGATTGGATGAGGCCATATATTTCTGCCCATTTATAACGGTGACATTTCCGTTTACTTGTCCTTCTATCTTTATATTACCGTTCCGAACTACAATGTCCCCTTCAACAACTTCTCCCTTAGGAACAATGACCGTATCATTTTCAACGACAAGATTAGGCTGCTTTGACACCGAAAATTCATGGTTTTCATTCCATGCAGAAAGGAGACTTGAAACCATCAGCACAATGAATAAAGATGCTGCTGCAAAAATAGGATGATTACGCACCCATCTTTTGAAAACTGCCTGTTTCTTTTCCTTTGGCAAAAGTCCAAGCACATTCTCTGTGAAATTTGCTGGAGCCTGTATATGGGAGGTGCTTTGAACTAATGCAATCGTCTTTTTCAATTCATGAAAATGAATTGCACAGTCCTCACACTCATCCAGATGTTTTTTTAACTTTAATTTATCTTGTTCTAGGATTTCTTCATCAAGATATTGATGCATATACTCTATAACTTCTGATGAACAAGTCATATTCTTTCACCTTCTTATTAGACATGCCGTAATTGCTTTCTTAAAGCTTCCCTTCCCCTGTGAATGCGTGTTTTCACTGTACCAAGAGGCAGCTCAAGAATTTCACTAATCTCGTTTAGAGACAGCTCTTCAATATATTTCAGTACAATCACAGATCGATATTTCTCTGGCAGCTTTGATATTTCACGCTGTATCAACGCTTGCAGTTCCAAGCTTTCCACATCTTCTTCAGGCAGCCTTGTATCTGAAGAAATTTGTGAGTACATATTCAGACCATCAGTACCTGGTACTTCAGCATCCAAATAATAGTCTGGCTTTTTCTTTCTAATCCTGTCGATACATAAATTTGTCGCAATTCGATAAAGCCATGTAGAAAACTTCAAGTCCATGTTAAAACGATTTATATTAACATATGCTCGAAGAAAGGCTTCTTGTGAAATATCCTCCGCTTCATGTCTATTCCCTAGCATCCGGTAACAAATTTGAAACACTTTGTCCTTGTAAATGTCAATAATATCACCGAACGCATTTTGATCCCCTTTTATCACTTGCTTAATTCTCTTTTTTATTAATGCTTCCATCTATTTACCCCCGCTCTAAATGCGGCTAATCGATTAATACGTATCGATAGCGAATAAGGTTTCACTTTTTTTTATATTTTTCCTATATTAGCTTAATAAATTTAATTCCAATGCTCCGAACAAAAAAAAAGAGTTAACAGAAATTATTCAATTGGATGTCTGCCCTTCCAAAAGAAACCAAAGTAAAAGAATAATGTTTTTTCTTGTAAAAACTTTTATATCCATCTTCCTTCTAAAGAGGAACAGGAAAGCAAGTCACTTTAAATATTTTTCTTCTTAATATGTATATTTACTACTTTTGAATGACTTTACTACTATTTTAACAAATTATGACAACATATGGTTTAATTTTTTTCAGATTGGTTATAAAAAAAGGGAATAATATGTTAAAATCATGACAATATAATTTTTTTCAGATAGAATGAAAATTAACTAATGGATGAGGGTGAAGCCAATGTGTGAGCAAAAGTTGTTAAAAGATATTGAGGAGCATCGAGAAAAGATGATCTATTTAGCAAATCTCACTTCTTTTTCGCACCCAAAAGTGATTGATATAAGCGCAAAATTAGACGAATTGCTGAATAAGTATGACAGTTTCATTAAAGCAAACTGATAAAATTCATTAACTGCGTAATATGCCTCCTATATACTATTACAGTACATTGGAATTAATGTCTCGCATATTAATGAATCAAAAATACATAAAAAAAACCAAGCAATAGTTTGCTTGGTTTTTATATAAGTATGAGCCATGCAGGATTCGAACCTGCGACCCTCTGATTAAAAGTCAGATGCTCTACCAACTGAGCTAATGGCTCTTGGCTGGGCTAGCTGGATTCGAACCAACGAGTGACGGAGTCAAAGTCCGTTGCCTTACCGCTTGGCTATAGCCCAAAAATAAAAGGACATTCTCTGTCCAATTGAAATGGTGGAGGGGGACGGATTCGAACCGCCGAACCCGAAGGAGCGGATTTACAGTCCGCCGCGTTTAGCCACTTCGCTACCCCTCCGAATATTGGATTACAATAATTCTTATTTCATAAATGGTGCCGACGAGAGGACTTGAACCCCCAACCTACTGATTACAAGTCAGTTGCTCTACCAATTGAGCTACATCGGCGCATATCTAAAATCTTCTATTATATTAAAATGGTGGAGGATGACGGGATCGAACCGCCGACCCTCTGCTTGTAAGGCAGATGCTCTCCCAGCTGAGCTAATCCTCCATATATATATTGGTGACCCATACGGGATTCGAACCCGTGTTACCGCCGTGAAAGGGCGGTGTCTTAACCGCTTGACCAATGGGCCTTTATTGTTTTGTTCTAAGCTTCCAACCGGGCTCGAACCGGTGACCTCTTCCTTACCATGGAAGTGCTCTACCTGCTGAGCTATGGAAGCAAGCTGCTAACATATTACTCAATGTTTTTATGGCTCCGCAGGTAGGATTCGAACCTACGACCGCTCGGTTAACAGCCGAGTGCTCTACCACTGAGCTACTGCGGAATAATGGTATGCCTGGCGACGTCCTACTCTCACAGGAGGAGAACCTCCAACTACCATCGGCGCTGAGAAGCTTAACTTCCGTGTTCGGTATGGGAACGGGTGTGACCTTCTCGCTATCGCCACCAGACTTTTTTAAGAACAGATTATATAATATCATATCCTTAAATATTTTGTCAAGGTTTTATTCCCTGAAAACTAGATTATGTTGTAAGAAAAAAGATATATGAGTAATCTTTCATGTCCAGCTTCAAAAGCTAAATCATACGGCTGTTTCACACACTCACACACAGTCTTACGACTGCTACTCGCGCGATCAACACCCTATCGATTTAAGCGGGCTTTTTCCGCTTTTCGTTTTAGTTAAGTCCTCGATCTATTAGTATTTGTCAGCTCCACGTGTCACCACGCTTCCACCTCAAACCTATCAACCTGATCATCTTTCAGGGATCTTACTAGCTTACGCTATGGGAAATCTCATCTCGAGGGGGGCTTCATGCTTAGATGCTTTCAGCACTTATCCCTTCCGCACATAGCTACCCAGCTATGCCTTTGGCAAGACAACTGGTACACCAGCGGTGCGTCCATCCCGGTCCTCTCGTACTAAGGACAGCTCCTCTCAAATTTCCTACGCCCACGACGGATAGGGACCGAACTGTCTCACGACGTTCTGAACCCAGCTCGCGTACCGCTTTAATGGGCGAACAGCCCAACCCTTGGGACCGACTACAGCCCCAGGATGCGATGAGCCGACATCGAGGTGCCAAACCTCCCCGTCGATGTGGACTCTTGGGGGAGATAAGCCTGTTATCCCCGGGGTAGCTTTTATCCGTTGAGCGATGGCCCTTCCATGCGGAACCACCGGATCACTAAGCCCGACTTTCGTCCCTGCTCGACTTGTAGGTCTCGCAGTCAAGCTCCCTTGTGCCTTTACACTCTACGAATGATTTCCAACCATTCTGAGGGAACCTTTGGGCGCCTCCGTTACTTTTTAGGAGGCGACCGCCCCAGTCAAACTGCCCACCTGACACTGTCTCCCACCCCGATAAGGGGTGCGGGTTAGAATGTCAATACAGCCAGGGTAGTATCCCACCAATGCCTCCACCGAAGCTGGCGCTCCGGCTTCCAAGGCTCCTACCTATCCTGTACAAGCTGTACCAAAATTCAATATCAGGCTACAGTAAAGCTCCACGGGGTCTTTCCGTCCTGTCGCGGGTAACCTGCATCTTCACAGGTACTATAATTTCACCGAGTCTCTCGTTGAGACAGTGCCCAGATCGTTACACCTTTCGTGCGGGTCGGAACTTACCCGACAAGGAATTTCGCTACCTTAGGACCGTTATAGTTACGGCCGCCGTTTACTGGGGCTTCAATTCAGAGCTTCGCGCGAACGCTAACCCCTCCTCTTAACCTTCCAGCACCGGGCAGGTGTCAGCCCCTATACTTCGCCTTACGGCTTCGCAGAGACCTGTGTTTTTGCTAAACAGTCGCCTGGGCCTATTCACTGCGGCTCTCTCGGGCTTGCACCCAAAAGAGCACCCCTTCTCCCGAAGTTACGGGGTCATTTTGCCGAGTTCCTTAACGAGAGTTCTCTCGCTCACCTTAGGATTCTCTCCTCGCCTACCTGTGTCGGTTTGCGGTACGGGCACCTTGAATCTCGCTAGAGGCTTTTCTTGGCAGTGTGGAATCAGGAACTTCGGTACTATATTTCCCTCGCCGTCACAGCTCCGCCTTCACGGTAATGGGATTTGCCTCATTACCAGCCTAACTGCTTGGACGTGCTAATCCAACAGCACGCTTACCCTATCCTCCTGCGTCCCCCCATCGCTCAAACGATTCATAAGGTGGTACAGGAATATCAACCTGTTGTCCATCGCCTACGCTCTTCAGCCTCGGCTTAGGTCCCGACTAACCCTGAGTGGACGAGCCTTCCTCAGGAAACCTTAGGCATTCGGTGGATGAGATTCTCACTCATCTTTCGCTACTCATACCGGCATTCTCACTTCTAAGCGCTCCACCAGTCCTTACGGTCTAGCTTCAACGCCCTTAGAACGCTCTCCTACCACTGACATCATAGATGTCAATCCACAGCTTCGGTGATACGTTTAGCCCCGGTACATTTTCGGCGCAGAGTCACTCGACCAGTGAGCTATTACGCACTCTTTAAATGGTGGCTGCTTCTAAGCCAACATCCTGGTTGTCTAAGCAACTCCACATCCTTTTCCACTTAACGTATACTTTGGGACCTTAGCTGGTGGTCTGGGCTGTTTCCCTCTTGACTACGGATCTTATCACTCGCAGTCTGACTCCCAAGGATAAGTATTTGGCATTCGGAGTTTGTCTGAATTCGGTAACCCGATGGGGGCCCCTAGTCCAAACAGTGCTCTACCTCCAATACTCTTACCTTGAGGCTAGCCCTAAAGCTATTTCGGAGAGAACCAGCTATCTCCAAGTTCGATTGGAATTTCTCCGCTACCCACACCTCATCCCCGCACTTTTCAACGTGCGTGGGTTCGGGCCTCCATCCAGTGTTACCTGGACTTCACCCTGGACATGGGTAGATCACCTGGTTTCGGGTCTACGACCACATACTCTATCGCCCTATTCAGACTCGCTTTCGCTGCGGCTCCGTCTCTTCAACTTAACCTTGCATGTAATCGTAACTCGCCGGTTCATTCTACAAAAGGCACGCTATCACCCATTAATGGGCTCTAACTACTTGTAGGCACACGGTTTCAGGATCTATTTCACTCCCCTTCCGGGGTGCTTTTCACCTTTCCCTCACGGTACTGGTTCACTATCGGTCACTAGGGAGTATTTAGCCTTGGGAGATGGTCCTCCCTGCTTCCGACGGGATTTCTCGTGTCCCGCCGTACTCAGGATCCACTCAGGAGGGAACGAAGTTTCGACTACAGGGTTTTTACCTTCTGTGACTGGCCTTTCCAGACCTATTCATCTACCCCGTTCCTTTGTAACTCCATGTAGAGTGTCCTACAACCCCAAGAGGCAAGCCTCTTGGTTTGGGCTAATCCCGTTTCGCTCGCCGCTACTAAGGGAATCGCGTTTGCTTTCTCTTCCTCCGGGTACTTAGATGTTTCAGTTCCCCGGGTCTGCCTTCAGTTACTCTATGTATTCAAGTAACGATACTATCCCATTACGGATAGTGGGTTTCCCCATTCGGAAATCTCCGGATCAAAGCTTACTTACAGCTCCCCGAAGCATATCGGTGTTAGTCCCGTCCTTCATCGGCTCCTAGTGCCAAGGCATCCACCGTGCGCCCTTTCTAACTTAACTTGTTTTCGGCTAAAGATAAACTTCGCATTTCTTTGTCAGCTTCTTCGCTGTGCTCCTCACGTACTCTCGTACGCTCCGGTGCTCACTCCGTCGCTTCCTCGACCTGCTCGTTTCTCTTTACCCTCAATTTCTCTAATTATTAGAGAATCTAAGATGGCGATTACTCGGTTTTATCTTGGTTCTTACTATACATAATCTAGTTTTCAAGGAACAAATCGGCTATTGATTAAATTACTTATCAATACCCTTGTGTTTTGAGGAATTGCTCCCTCAAAACTGAACAACAAACTGTCAACAATCTATGAATGGAATAAATCCATTTTTCCTTAGAAAGGAGGTGATCCAGCCGCACCTTCCGATACGGCTACCTTGTTACGACTTCACCCCAATCATCTATCCCACCTTAGGCGGCTGGCTCCCAGAAGGGTTACCCCACCGACTTCGGGTGTTACAAACTCTCGTGGTGTGACGGGCGGTGTGTACAAGGCCCGGGAACGTATTCACCGCGGCATGCTGATCCGCGATTACTAGCGATTCCAGCTTCATGTAGGCGAGTTGCAGCCTACAATCCGAACTGAGAATGGTTTTATGGGATTGGCTCGACCTCGCGGTTTTGCTGCCCTTTGTACCATCCATTGTAGCACGTGTGTAGCCCAGGTCATAAGGGGCATGATGATTTGACGTCATCCCCACCTTCCTCCGGTTTGTCACCGGCAGTCACCTTAGAGTGCCCAACTAAATGCTGGCAACTAAGATCAAGGGTTGCGCTCGTTGCGGGACTTAACCCAACATCTCACGACACGAGCTGACGACAACCATGCACCACCTGTCATCCTGTCCCCCGAAGGGGAACGTCCTATCTCTAGGATTGTCAGGAGATGTCAAGACCTGGTAAGGTTCTTCGCGTTGCTTCGAATTAAACCACATGCTCCACCGCTTGTGCGGGCCCCCGTCAATTCCTT is part of the Niallia taxi genome and harbors:
- the glmS gene encoding glutamine--fructose-6-phosphate transaminase (isomerizing) gives rise to the protein MCGIVGIIGNPDAKEILLKGLEKLEYRGYDSAGIALSNEAGVKVFKEKGRIADLRSVVDETVTAEIGIGHTRWATHGVPSRLNAHPHKSASNRFTIVHNGVIENYDLLKKEYLADVEMKSDTDTEVVIQLIEHFVESGKDVKAAFVQTLKMLKGSYAFALLDEQNKDVIYVAKNKSPLLVGLGEDFNVVASDAMAMLQVTDQYVELVDKEIVLVSKDKVVIETLDGEVISREAYTAELDASDIEKGTYPHYMLKEIDEQPLAIRKIIQQYRAEDGTLTIDPAIIDAVKEADRLYIIAAGTSYHAGLLGKQFIESLAKIPVEVHVASEFSYNMPLLSEKPLFIFITQSGETADSRAVLVQVKELGYPAITVTNVPGSTLSREADYTLLLHAGPEIAVASTKAYTAQMAVLSILAEVTGRSKGYEFSFDLVHELGIIANAMEVVFEQKEELETIAREYLATTRNAFFIGRGIDYYVGLEGALKLKEISYIQAEGFAGGELKHGTIALIEDGTPIIALATQESVNLSIRGNVKEVVARGANPCIISMKGLEMDGDRFIVPAVHELLTPLISVLPLQLISYYAALHRDCDVDKPRNLAKSVTVE
- the glmM gene encoding phosphoglucosamine mutase, producing the protein MGKYFGTDGVRGVANSELTPEIAFKLGRFGGFVLTKDQDRPKVLIGRDTRISGHMLEGALVAGLLSIGAEVMRLGVISTPGVSYLTKVLGAQAGVMISASHNPVADNGIKFFGPDGFKLSDEQELEIEALIDQDVDSLPRPTGADLGQVNDYFEGGQKYLQFLKQTVDEEFEGIHVALDCAHGATSALAMHLFADLDADISTMGASPNGLNINDGVGSTHPETLAEFLKEKQADVGLAFDGDGDRLIAVDEKGDIVDGDQIMYICAKYMKETGRLKQDTVVSTVMSNLGFYKALEQHGIKSIPTAVGDRYVVEEMRKNGYNLGGEQSGHIIFLDFNTTGDGLLTGLQLVNIMKATKKPLSELAGEMKKFPQKLVNIRVTDKYHVTDNEKVKEVISKVEEDMKGNGRILVRPSGTEPLVRVMAEAPTSELCDAYVNIIAEVVEKEMGLKE
- a CDS encoding CdaR family protein — encoded protein: MNKLFDRIGESNWFMKVIAFALALLLFLYVYDGSDKSNDVNVPGSEDSGLVEDMPVKVYYDTDNLIVSGIPETVDVKLTGPTVHVQSARLQKNFEVYVDLTDAEIGTKEVALQVKDLSDKLEAVIEPATIEVTLKEKVSKVVNVEAEYNSSLIAKGYSTGTATINPSTVTVTGAKDEIDKIAYVKANVELEEGTSKDISKKAKISALDSSLNKLDVEVEPETVEVNIPVTRTSKTVPINIVEKGDPPANVTIDSITLNKTEATISGPEDILKEVDSTRVEVDLSDIDKDQNIELPVIISNGVTAVEPELVTATVKVTVGKEDTSSNESANEEEDSDETATVEKTSTRTISGIPISIQGLGNEFEAEITDPVDKSASLDVTGANDIVKGLAASDFSLFLDLTGMSAGEHEVQIMVEGPDDISWELAKETASVSITEKDA
- the cdaA gene encoding diadenylate cyclase CdaA, yielding MSLADFPFLKYLANTVDILLVWYVIYKILMIVKGTKAVQLLKGIFVILIVKLLSDYFNLQTMGTMMEQVIQWGALGLIIIFQGELRRALEQLGRGKFFSRSGIPEDQAQQHVVDSIVKAVDYMAKRRIGALISIERETGMNDYIETGISLDSKISSELLINIFIPNTPLHDGAVILQKNNIAAAACYLPLSESPFISKELGTRHRAALGISEVTDSITIIVSEETGSISITKNGDLHRELKLEAFKELLSSALIAPSARHASSVKWGWKGKNK
- a CDS encoding anti-sigma factor family protein, producing MTCSSEVIEYMHQYLDEEILEQDKLKLKKHLDECEDCAIHFHELKKTIALVQSTSHIQAPANFTENVLGLLPKEKKQAVFKRWVRNHPIFAAASLFIVLMVSSLLSAWNENHEFSVSKQPNLVVENDTVIVPKGEVVEGDIVVRNGNIKIEGQVNGNVTVINGQKYMASSNQVTGEIEEVNEVFDWLWYYIKSTFEDITNVFKSEEGSSGSLPAY
- the sigW gene encoding RNA polymerase sigma factor SigW, translated to MEALIKKRIKQVIKGDQNAFGDIIDIYKDKVFQICYRMLGNRHEAEDISQEAFLRAYVNINRFNMDLKFSTWLYRIATNLCIDRIRKKKPDYYLDAEVPGTDGLNMYSQISSDTRLPEEDVESLELQALIQREISKLPEKYRSVIVLKYIEELSLNEISEILELPLGTVKTRIHRGREALRKQLRHV
- a CDS encoding aspartyl-phosphate phosphatase Spo0E family protein, encoding MCEQKLLKDIEEHREKMIYLANLTSFSHPKVIDISAKLDELLNKYDSFIKAN